A genomic stretch from Pseudomonadota bacterium includes:
- the fusA gene encoding elongation factor G yields MKKYEPDSIRNVGIFSHGGEGKTSIVEAMLFLSGENTRLGKVDDGTSLMDYEPEEVERKITISSSLACFEWDKHKINFIDTPGDDNFVADAKSCMRVVDGAVIVVSAVSGVQVQTEKVWQYANEFSIPVCLFVNKMDRERADFERTIEDIRKNFSDKSILAIQLPIGKEENFKGIIDLLTMKAFVYKGDTSGEYDVAAIPPELVDEANKYREKLIETSVEIDDEVMERYLNGDDINNEEIEKCLREGILSRKIVPVMCGSAVKNIGANILLDTIVKYFPSPAYKKEAEGIDPKTGNVIKREFSSDKNFSAFVFKTITDPFAGKLTLFRVYSGEIHPDMTVINATNEEKERIGQIFYLVGKKQKPAGSASAGDIGIVAKLKTVATGDTLCDEKAPIKYEGVVSTPPLISFSLQPKSKGDEDKLNTSLARLMEEDQTVKYTRDEQTKEFILSGMGQVHIEVIVERMKRKFGVDVELKEPKVPYKETIKGTTKVQGKYKKQSGGKGQYGDTWLELAPLPRNAGFEFVDKIVGGAIPRQYIPAVEKGIVEAMNQGILAGYPVIDFKVILYDGSYHDVDSSEMAFKIAGSMGFKKGLEMCQPTLLEPISKIEVTVPDEYMGDVMGDLNSRRGKIIGVESKGKNQVVKATVPMAEILKYAPDLKSMTGGRGVFTIEFSHYEELPAHLAPKVIEQAKKDKEQEK; encoded by the coding sequence ATGAAAAAGTATGAGCCTGATTCTATTAGAAATGTTGGAATTTTTTCGCATGGGGGGGAAGGTAAAACATCAATTGTTGAGGCCATGCTTTTTCTTTCGGGAGAAAACACCAGACTTGGAAAGGTTGATGATGGTACATCCTTAATGGACTATGAGCCCGAAGAGGTTGAAAGAAAAATAACCATATCGTCTTCTCTTGCCTGTTTTGAATGGGATAAGCACAAAATAAATTTTATCGATACTCCAGGTGATGACAATTTTGTAGCTGATGCCAAATCATGCATGCGGGTTGTTGACGGAGCTGTGATTGTAGTAAGCGCTGTGTCAGGAGTTCAGGTACAGACAGAAAAGGTATGGCAGTATGCCAACGAATTTTCCATCCCGGTTTGTTTATTTGTAAATAAAATGGATCGTGAGAGGGCTGATTTTGAACGCACCATTGAGGATATTCGGAAAAATTTTTCAGATAAATCAATTCTTGCCATCCAACTACCCATTGGCAAAGAGGAAAATTTCAAAGGTATTATAGACCTCCTTACCATGAAGGCATTTGTTTATAAAGGGGATACCTCCGGAGAATATGATGTTGCAGCAATCCCACCGGAATTGGTTGATGAAGCGAATAAGTACAGAGAAAAGCTTATCGAGACTTCAGTTGAGATAGATGATGAGGTCATGGAACGATATCTCAACGGTGATGATATAAACAATGAAGAGATTGAAAAATGCTTGAGAGAAGGTATATTAAGTAGAAAGATTGTCCCTGTGATGTGTGGTTCTGCAGTGAAAAATATAGGTGCCAATATATTGCTTGACACTATAGTGAAATATTTTCCTTCCCCTGCATATAAAAAAGAAGCGGAAGGGATAGACCCTAAGACAGGAAATGTAATAAAAAGGGAATTTTCTTCAGATAAAAATTTCAGCGCTTTTGTATTTAAGACCATTACCGATCCCTTTGCAGGAAAATTAACTCTCTTCAGGGTATATTCCGGGGAGATCCACCCTGATATGACTGTTATCAATGCTACAAATGAGGAGAAGGAGCGAATCGGACAGATATTCTATCTCGTTGGCAAGAAACAGAAACCTGCCGGCTCAGCATCTGCAGGTGATATCGGAATTGTAGCGAAACTGAAAACAGTTGCCACCGGGGACACTCTCTGTGACGAAAAAGCGCCGATCAAGTATGAAGGGGTTGTAAGCACCCCGCCGCTCATATCTTTCTCTTTGCAGCCAAAATCCAAAGGAGATGAAGACAAGCTTAATACTTCACTTGCCAGGCTAATGGAAGAAGACCAGACAGTCAAATACACGAGGGACGAGCAGACAAAGGAATTCATTTTGTCCGGCATGGGACAGGTCCACATAGAAGTAATTGTTGAAAGGATGAAGAGAAAATTTGGTGTTGATGTTGAGCTGAAAGAGCCGAAAGTACCATATAAGGAAACCATAAAAGGAACTACAAAAGTACAGGGTAAATACAAAAAACAGTCAGGCGGTAAGGGACAATATGGTGATACGTGGCTTGAACTCGCACCTCTCCCGCGGAATGCAGGGTTTGAATTTGTAGATAAGATAGTAGGAGGGGCAATCCCAAGACAATATATACCTGCCGTTGAAAAGGGTATAGTTGAGGCTATGAACCAGGGTATACTTGCCGGGTATCCTGTAATTGATTTTAAAGTTATACTCTATGACGGATCGTACCATGATGTGGACTCCTCTGAAATGGCTTTTAAAATTGCCGGATCCATGGGATTCAAGAAAGGTCTGGAGATGTGTCAGCCGACACTCCTTGAACCGATCTCAAAGATAGAGGTTACAGTACCTGACGAATACATGGGTGATGTTATGGGTGATTTGAATTCAAGAAGAGGTAAGATCATCGGTGTTGAATCAAAGGGTAAAAACCAGGTAGTAAAAGCAACTGTGCCCATGGCAGAGATTCTAAAATATGCTCCGGACCTCAAGTCAATGACCGGCGGCAGAGGTGTATTTACCATAGAATTTTCTCATTATGAAGAGCTTCCTGCACACTTGGCTCCAAAGGTTATCGAACAGGCCAAAAAGGACAAAGAACAGGAAAAATAG
- the dtd gene encoding D-aminoacyl-tRNA deacylase has translation MRAVVQRVKKASVEVEGRIVGQIGRGALVLLGIGKGDSALDIQWMLDKIVNLRIFENEDGKLNESLIDINGELLVVSQFTLYGDCSKGRRPSFTDAMEAKEAKSLFELFVAKAREQVRKVESGIFQASMDVSLINEGPVTLIIDNKNNSKR, from the coding sequence ATGAGAGCCGTTGTACAACGTGTAAAAAAGGCATCCGTAGAGGTTGAGGGCAGGATTGTCGGTCAGATAGGAAGGGGGGCTCTTGTGCTCCTTGGTATTGGCAAAGGCGATAGTGCCCTTGACATACAATGGATGCTTGATAAAATTGTAAACCTGCGGATATTTGAAAATGAGGATGGGAAGCTTAATGAATCCCTCATCGATATCAACGGCGAACTTCTTGTAGTTTCACAGTTTACACTTTACGGGGATTGTTCTAAAGGGAGAAGGCCTTCATTTACCGATGCTATGGAAGCAAAAGAGGCGAAAAGTCTTTTTGAATTGTTCGTTGCGAAGGCAAGAGAGCAGGTAAGAAAAGTTGAGAGTGGTATTTTTCAGGCTTCCATGGATGTGTCATTGATAAACGAAGGTCCTGTAACATTAATAATAGACAATAAAAACAACAGCAAGCGCTAA
- a CDS encoding nitroreductase family protein — MEDNITFNTDICKKCGLCAEVCPNKIILKDNNRGIMTLRPDRGHLCFQCGQCMSICPVKSINIKGLSYKKDFFDLPEEDSYENTFFNMLYTRRAIRNFQDKPVPKDLLEKIIQAISFAPPSFPPLKTRIIVVQDSNLIMKALPHMVEFYDYFVKAMGNPVMRFFIKKEVGKQKFKTMKNHLLPLLKAKLPEMKSGTEDAITRHAPAMILFLADSNDEDIMADIYIAATYGFLAAHSLGLGGSVMDIIPPAIERKAELRKLFSIPDNCNVVASIIVGYPKYKYQRGIKRGLKNVEWL; from the coding sequence ATGGAAGACAACATCACCTTTAACACAGACATCTGCAAAAAATGTGGTTTATGCGCCGAGGTTTGCCCCAATAAGATAATATTAAAGGATAATAACCGTGGAATAATGACATTACGGCCAGATAGGGGCCATCTTTGTTTTCAATGCGGACAATGCATGTCAATTTGCCCTGTAAAATCGATAAACATAAAGGGACTATCATATAAAAAAGACTTTTTTGATTTACCTGAAGAAGATTCATACGAAAATACGTTTTTTAACATGCTCTATACACGCAGGGCAATCCGTAATTTTCAAGATAAACCAGTGCCTAAAGATTTACTGGAAAAAATAATTCAAGCAATATCCTTTGCTCCTCCAAGTTTCCCGCCATTAAAAACCAGGATCATAGTCGTACAGGATTCAAATCTAATTATGAAGGCATTGCCGCATATGGTGGAGTTTTACGACTATTTTGTGAAAGCAATGGGCAATCCTGTAATGAGGTTCTTCATTAAAAAAGAGGTTGGAAAACAAAAATTTAAAACAATGAAAAACCATTTATTACCTTTATTGAAAGCAAAATTGCCTGAGATGAAGTCGGGAACTGAAGACGCAATTACACGACATGCCCCGGCAATGATATTATTTCTTGCTGACAGTAATGATGAGGATATCATGGCTGATATCTATATCGCTGCCACATATGGTTTCCTGGCTGCCCATTCTCTGGGTTTGGGCGGATCTGTAATGGATATCATTCCACCGGCAATCGAAAGAAAAGCTGAGTTAAGAAAGTTATTTTCGATACCGGATAATTGTAATGTAGTCGCCTCAATAATAGTAGGTTATCCGAAATATAAATATCAAAGAGGCATAAAAAGGGGACTGAAAAACGTAGAATGGCTCTGA
- a CDS encoding AAA family ATPase, whose protein sequence is MKKQPIDINPEFRKALDIMENSSCHVFITGKAGTGKSTLLDYFRQTTNKEIAVLAPTGVAALNIQGQTIHSFFGFKPGITPEKIKKLAGQAAGIYKAFDTIIIDEVSMVRADILDCIEKFLRLNGPYRKQWFGGIQMVFIGDLYQLPPVVTTAEKEIFTHRYETPYFFSAQVFKEQTFDMEFIELEKVYRQTEADFIALLNSIRNRSCTDEDMERLNQNHHPDFVPPDYGFYITLTSTNELATVRNLEKLDALPGFAVHYDGVLNGAFDRSSLPAEETLKLKQGAQVMLVNNDKYGRWVNGSLGMVSGMGKDDNENDCVLVKLQNGETVEVTPHTWELFEYQYDRATKRILTRKTAAFTQYPIRLAWAVTIHKSQGKTFDKVVIDIGRGTFAHGQVYVALSRCTSFAGIILTKKITKSHIRMDWRVVQFLTRFQYRKADEKVNYKERHRIIDDAIKRGINLEILYLKPDDTKSLRTIRPISIEDMEYRGKMFEGLRAYCCLRRNERTFRIDRILEITICI, encoded by the coding sequence ATGAAAAAACAGCCCATAGACATTAACCCCGAGTTTCGCAAAGCCCTTGATATCATGGAAAATTCAAGCTGCCATGTGTTCATCACAGGTAAAGCTGGCACAGGAAAATCAACACTTCTTGACTATTTCCGGCAAACCACCAATAAAGAAATAGCTGTTCTTGCTCCAACCGGCGTTGCGGCATTAAATATCCAGGGTCAGACCATCCACTCATTCTTCGGTTTCAAACCGGGCATAACACCCGAAAAGATAAAAAAACTAGCAGGGCAGGCGGCAGGTATTTACAAAGCATTTGATACAATTATCATTGACGAGGTCTCAATGGTCCGGGCGGATATCCTCGATTGCATAGAGAAATTTCTGCGCCTAAACGGACCGTACCGGAAGCAATGGTTCGGCGGCATTCAGATGGTCTTTATCGGCGATCTTTATCAGCTTCCGCCTGTTGTAACTACGGCCGAAAAGGAAATCTTCACTCATCGTTACGAGACACCCTACTTCTTTTCAGCACAGGTATTCAAGGAACAAACTTTTGACATGGAGTTTATCGAACTGGAAAAGGTTTACCGTCAGACTGAAGCCGATTTTATTGCGCTCCTTAATTCCATACGCAACAGATCCTGCACAGATGAGGATATGGAAAGATTAAACCAAAATCATCACCCCGATTTTGTACCGCCAGATTACGGATTCTATATCACGCTTACAAGCACCAATGAACTTGCAACAGTAAGAAATCTGGAAAAACTTGACGCACTTCCAGGATTTGCGGTGCACTATGATGGCGTTCTCAACGGAGCATTCGACCGCTCTTCGCTTCCTGCTGAAGAAACCTTGAAACTGAAGCAGGGGGCACAGGTTATGCTCGTTAATAATGATAAATATGGCCGTTGGGTAAACGGGAGCCTGGGTATGGTTTCAGGCATGGGAAAAGATGACAATGAAAATGATTGTGTTCTAGTGAAACTACAGAACGGTGAAACTGTTGAAGTAACACCACACACATGGGAACTCTTCGAATATCAGTATGATAGAGCAACAAAACGGATTTTAACCAGAAAAACAGCTGCATTTACCCAGTACCCCATCCGTCTTGCCTGGGCCGTTACAATCCACAAGAGCCAGGGAAAGACCTTTGACAAGGTCGTTATAGACATCGGCCGAGGCACATTTGCACACGGTCAGGTCTATGTGGCATTGAGCCGCTGTACAAGCTTTGCCGGAATTATCCTAACAAAAAAGATTACAAAATCCCATATCCGCATGGATTGGCGTGTAGTTCAGTTCCTCACACGGTTCCAATACAGAAAGGCTGATGAGAAGGTAAACTACAAAGAGAGGCACAGGATAATTGATGACGCAATAAAACGGGGAATAAACCTCGAAATTCTTTATCTGAAACCTGATGACACAAAGTCGCTTCGTACAATACGCCCCATTTCAATTGAGGACATGGAATACAGGGGGAAGATGTTTGAGGGTCTCAGGGCCTATTGCTGTCTCCGCAGAAATGAACGTACTTTCAGGATTGACCGCATTCTGGAGATAACTATTTGTATTTAG
- a CDS encoding chemotaxis protein, with protein MGTNMSNILLESGTNEVEVLELFIDEENDYRGFYGVNVAKVLEIIPIPKNIIKPPNLSSTCAVGMFNHRDKIVILIDLAMWLGRKRTENRPANVLITEFNNIVTAFLVSGVTRIHRLTWADIKPLDSYLEGLSDSITGVIHLEDRIVFLLDLEKTIADLNPELAIKESSSEADEVLLDAPDQPIKILHADDSSVIRTTVKKRLEEVGQFTVQSAINGDKAWAFLADIKKLSREKDCSLTDFIEVVLTDIEMPGMDGYHLCKKIKEDPDLKSIPVVLFSSLITDKLIHKGESVGADGQFSKPDLTLMGHIKKLVNERRAAA; from the coding sequence ATGGGAACAAACATGTCAAACATTCTGCTTGAATCTGGTACAAATGAAGTAGAAGTACTGGAACTATTTATCGACGAAGAAAATGATTACCGTGGTTTTTACGGGGTTAATGTAGCAAAAGTGCTTGAAATCATACCAATACCTAAAAATATTATAAAGCCGCCGAATCTTTCAAGCACCTGTGCTGTGGGCATGTTTAACCACCGGGATAAAATTGTTATTCTTATTGACCTTGCTATGTGGCTTGGCAGAAAAAGAACAGAAAACAGACCGGCTAATGTACTGATTACAGAATTCAACAATATTGTTACGGCTTTTCTTGTTTCAGGTGTGACCAGAATTCATCGTTTAACCTGGGCTGACATAAAACCATTAGACTCTTATCTTGAGGGATTGAGCGATTCAATTACCGGGGTAATCCATCTGGAAGACAGAATAGTTTTCCTTCTTGATCTTGAAAAGACGATTGCTGATTTGAATCCTGAATTGGCCATAAAAGAATCATCCTCAGAAGCAGATGAAGTGCTCCTTGATGCTCCGGATCAGCCGATAAAGATTTTGCATGCAGATGATTCCAGCGTTATTCGCACTACTGTTAAAAAGCGTCTGGAAGAGGTCGGACAGTTTACTGTTCAATCTGCGATAAACGGAGATAAAGCATGGGCATTCCTCGCAGATATAAAAAAACTCTCACGTGAAAAGGATTGCAGCCTTACGGACTTTATTGAAGTAGTGCTGACTGATATTGAGATGCCCGGTATGGACGGGTATCATTTATGCAAAAAGATTAAAGAAGATCCTGATCTGAAATCAATACCGGTTGTGCTTTTTTCTTCACTGATAACTGATAAACTTATTCATAAAGGAGAGTCTGTAGGGGCTGACGGCCAATTTTCCAAACCGGACCTCACTCTGATGGGACATATAAAAAAGCTGGTCAATGAAAGAAGGGCAGCGGCGTAG
- a CDS encoding glutathionylspermidine synthase family protein, whose product MKRITGEKIRHNWQEKVQNVGFYFYEIDGLPYWDESVHYELESDQIDHIESVTNELYEMCLKLVDYVLWNNLNEKLDIPEKYFQYAKKSWRDREPSIYGRFDFWYDGKSDPKLLEFNADTPTALFEASVVQYYWLQELYPKKDQFNSIHEKLLDIMEGEIKRFVGFETFYASSVKRNLEDYTTTEYIRDTAIQAGIKTEQVYIDDIGYDSENFRFVDLNNNPIRFLFKLYPWEWIIKEDFSQYLATTNITLLEPAWKMILSNKAILPILWEMYPGHKNLLPAYFEPQNSSVVYVEKPFFSREGEDIHVRDHFSRGKPQVIYQAYQELPDYSGNYPVVGSWIVGNESAGIGIREDKTPITNNLSRFVPHLFNP is encoded by the coding sequence ATGAAAAGAATAACAGGCGAGAAGATCAGACATAACTGGCAGGAAAAGGTGCAGAACGTTGGTTTTTATTTTTACGAAATTGACGGTTTGCCCTATTGGGATGAATCTGTTCACTACGAATTAGAGTCGGACCAGATTGACCACATCGAGTCTGTTACCAATGAGCTTTACGAAATGTGTCTTAAGCTTGTTGATTATGTGTTATGGAATAACCTTAATGAAAAATTGGACATTCCGGAAAAATATTTCCAATATGCTAAAAAATCATGGCGGGACAGAGAGCCTTCCATTTACGGTCGGTTCGATTTCTGGTATGACGGGAAATCGGATCCAAAACTTCTTGAGTTTAACGCAGACACACCAACAGCACTCTTTGAGGCAAGTGTTGTTCAGTATTACTGGCTGCAGGAATTATATCCCAAAAAGGACCAATTTAACTCTATCCATGAAAAACTCCTTGATATTATGGAAGGGGAAATAAAAAGATTTGTCGGTTTTGAAACGTTCTATGCCTCTTCTGTAAAAAGAAACCTGGAAGATTATACAACAACTGAATACATCAGAGATACGGCGATACAAGCCGGCATAAAAACTGAGCAAGTCTATATTGATGATATTGGGTATGATTCTGAAAATTTCAGATTTGTAGATCTTAATAATAATCCGATACGTTTTCTTTTTAAGCTATACCCTTGGGAATGGATCATCAAAGAGGATTTCTCGCAATATCTTGCCACAACAAATATAACTCTCTTAGAGCCAGCCTGGAAAATGATACTAAGTAATAAAGCTATTCTGCCTATTCTCTGGGAGATGTATCCCGGACACAAAAATCTCCTACCGGCATATTTCGAACCACAAAACTCATCAGTTGTTTATGTGGAAAAACCGTTTTTTTCGCGTGAGGGGGAAGATATCCATGTAAGAGATCATTTCTCCCGCGGCAAACCACAGGTTATATACCAGGCATATCAGGAACTGCCCGACTATTCAGGGAATTACCCTGTAGTTGGATCATGGATTGTAGGAAACGAATCTGCCGGTATAGGGATCCGCGAGGATAAAACACCGATAACAAATAATTTGAGCAGATTCGTGCCTCATTTGTTTAATCCTTAA
- a CDS encoding SPFH domain-containing protein, whose product METDNTIFLEVLEWFDDTGKEIVHRVPEKGSGEIKYGAQLTVRESQAAVFFYQGRALDAFGAGRHMLSTANIPIIIKILSIPWGMRSPLRAEVYFVNMKEFPNLKWGTRDPVAFRDSELGLIRLRAFGVFKIRVLQPVLFINTLTGTQGIYTMEEIEEYLGSVIVSRFNDYLGEHLDTVFNLPGKYEVIAQGLIKELKNDFDHFGLGLSGLYINSITPPQEVQKAIDDKSKLGIFDDLNRLLQMKAAMALEKSSETQGEAASVMGMGFGLMMPAMFANTFKGNQGADQYTLHCPDCKQTIPEDAKFCHHCGHQILIFNQCSKCGKNLPPNARFCPICGTPASEKPQPVKCSHCATDNLPKSIFCNQCGGKLS is encoded by the coding sequence ATGGAAACCGACAATACCATATTTCTGGAAGTTCTTGAATGGTTTGATGATACAGGTAAAGAGATCGTGCACAGAGTGCCTGAAAAGGGTTCCGGAGAGATCAAATACGGTGCCCAGCTTACAGTAAGAGAAAGCCAGGCAGCGGTCTTCTTTTATCAGGGAAGAGCGCTTGATGCATTCGGTGCAGGTAGACATATGCTTTCAACGGCCAATATACCGATCATTATAAAAATACTAAGTATTCCCTGGGGGATGAGAAGCCCGCTTCGAGCTGAGGTTTATTTTGTAAATATGAAGGAATTCCCTAATTTGAAATGGGGGACAAGAGATCCGGTAGCATTCAGGGACAGCGAACTTGGTCTTATCCGTCTGCGTGCCTTCGGAGTTTTTAAGATCAGAGTACTCCAGCCCGTGCTTTTCATAAACACACTTACGGGCACACAAGGGATATATACAATGGAAGAAATCGAAGAATATCTGGGCAGCGTTATTGTATCGCGTTTCAATGATTATCTTGGTGAACACCTTGATACAGTCTTCAATCTTCCCGGAAAATACGAAGTCATAGCCCAGGGGCTTATCAAAGAACTTAAGAATGATTTTGACCATTTTGGACTTGGGCTTTCAGGACTTTACATAAACTCTATTACCCCGCCGCAGGAAGTGCAGAAAGCAATTGATGATAAAAGCAAGCTTGGTATTTTTGACGATTTGAATCGTCTGCTTCAAATGAAAGCTGCCATGGCACTTGAAAAATCCTCGGAGACACAAGGCGAAGCTGCTTCAGTTATGGGGATGGGATTTGGCCTAATGATGCCCGCCATGTTTGCAAATACCTTTAAGGGAAATCAGGGTGCCGATCAATACACTCTGCATTGCCCGGATTGTAAACAGACCATTCCAGAGGACGCAAAATTTTGTCACCATTGCGGCCACCAGATCCTTATTTTTAATCAATGCAGTAAATGCGGAAAGAACCTTCCTCCCAATGCCAGGTTTTGTCCGATATGTGGAACCCCTGCTTCAGAAAAACCACAACCTGTGAAATGTTCTCATTGCGCAACCGACAATCTCCCGAAATCAATATTCTGTAATCAGTGCGGTGGAAAACTCTCTTAA
- a CDS encoding metallophosphoesterase: MDTLSSHSPSGTIVLDEFSKPEPLFPEQRLINRRQIWANNRFRMEMDNLKTRRYGNRGRHHWYQLLFMMKTLGFVLHLINLYQKGVHNAESILLREMPLYFSNLPQAFEGFTILHLSDLHLDSMEGIEDNILRILENRTVDLCLLTGDYRTKLHGLHKHIINSLEYLVGHINSKHGFVGVLGNHDGCHMLNPMEQIGITMLVNSSCFIHQGNEKIRIIGTDDVHYYYTDQALHALEYADNEFSIALVHSPELYDVAAEMGVCLYLCGHTHAGQICLPGGKPLITHLNRGRKYFQGYWKYLEMQGITNAGVGASGIPVRFNTRGEVLIYDLHKQVS, translated from the coding sequence ATGGATACCCTATCATCACATTCACCTTCCGGCACAATCGTTTTGGATGAGTTCTCAAAACCTGAACCTTTGTTTCCCGAACAAAGATTAATCAACCGGAGACAAATATGGGCTAACAATCGTTTTCGAATGGAAATGGATAATTTAAAAACCAGACGATACGGAAACAGGGGACGCCATCACTGGTATCAGTTGCTTTTCATGATGAAAACTCTCGGATTCGTATTGCATCTTATAAACCTGTATCAAAAAGGGGTGCATAACGCAGAAAGTATTTTATTAAGAGAGATGCCTCTATACTTTTCCAATTTACCGCAAGCATTTGAGGGATTTACAATTCTCCATCTCTCTGACCTACACCTTGACAGCATGGAAGGGATTGAAGATAATATTTTGCGTATTCTGGAAAATAGAACTGTAGATTTATGTTTGCTAACAGGAGATTACCGCACAAAACTACACGGACTCCACAAGCATATTATCAATAGCCTTGAATATCTGGTTGGGCATATCAATAGCAAACATGGATTCGTTGGAGTTCTCGGTAATCATGATGGATGTCACATGCTCAATCCCATGGAACAAATCGGCATTACCATGCTGGTCAATTCATCCTGTTTTATTCATCAGGGTAATGAAAAAATCAGAATAATCGGCACAGACGACGTACACTATTACTATACTGATCAGGCATTGCATGCACTGGAATATGCCGATAACGAGTTTTCCATCGCCCTGGTCCATTCACCTGAGCTCTATGATGTTGCCGCTGAAATGGGAGTTTGTTTGTACCTCTGCGGCCATACCCATGCAGGTCAGATATGCTTGCCAGGTGGAAAGCCGCTTATAACTCACTTGAATCGGGGTCGGAAATATTTCCAGGGATATTGGAAATATCTTGAAATGCAAGGCATAACTAATGCCGGGGTTGGAGCTTCAGGTATTCCTGTCCGATTCAATACCCGTGGTGAAGTACTGATTTATGATTTACATAAACAGGTCTCATGA
- a CDS encoding YajD family HNH nuclease, whose protein sequence is MRNKGYTVRKKTGLKKVENNKTADEILNEIRKGITPPKNDYREQSLRIHGLICAKCAREFSDKDRHLLTVHHRDGNSRNNPPDGSNWENLCVYCHDDEHSRGLLGDYFSENK, encoded by the coding sequence ATGCGAAACAAAGGATATACTGTACGTAAAAAAACAGGGCTCAAAAAGGTTGAAAACAACAAGACTGCTGATGAAATCCTGAATGAAATAAGAAAGGGCATTACCCCGCCCAAAAATGACTACAGAGAACAGTCACTGAGAATTCACGGTCTTATCTGCGCAAAGTGTGCAAGAGAGTTTAGCGATAAGGACAGGCATCTCCTGACTGTGCATCATAGGGATGGTAATTCCAGAAATAATCCTCCGGATGGCTCAAACTGGGAAAATCTCTGCGTTTATTGCCATGACGATGAACACAGCAGAGGCTTGCTTGGTGATTATTTCAGTGAAAACAAATAG